A genomic region of Candidatus Thermoplasmatota archaeon contains the following coding sequences:
- a CDS encoding UbiD family decarboxylase: MAVRELLNQFNETVVVKGHVSRELELTNTLFKEKMKPVLFENLDGFRAVGNLWSTRERIARAMGVSPEELTRKMMQAMDSPSQPQEIDKAPFEKNILTDFDLRESAIPKFYPTDGGRFITAGVVVAEHDGIRNLSFHRLMMIGENKFAIRVVPRHLFALHKRAMAKGEDLKIAVAVGLCPSIMLSAAMNLEFGKDELTVANSLRQLCLNEPVCVRKTRSGLLVPAFAEYIFEGRMTKEVHDEGPFVDITGTVDPVRKQPVVEIDRIYHRDDPIFQIILPGVNEHYLMMGMPREPVIQRAVGLAVPEVHAVRLTEGGCCWLHGVVSITKQKEGDGVNAIMAAMGAHPSMKMVTIVDNDIDIFDDRDVEWAVATRFQGHKGLVMIENARGSSLDPSADETTTKVGIDATKPIGGEGFDRVKPV; encoded by the coding sequence TTGGCCGTCAGGGAGCTTCTGAACCAGTTCAACGAGACCGTTGTTGTCAAGGGACATGTCTCTAGGGAGCTTGAACTGACAAACACCCTGTTCAAGGAGAAGATGAAGCCTGTCCTCTTCGAGAACCTTGACGGATTCAGGGCAGTAGGTAACTTGTGGTCCACTAGGGAGAGGATCGCTCGGGCAATGGGCGTCTCACCTGAGGAGCTGACGAGGAAGATGATGCAGGCGATGGATTCTCCGTCACAGCCTCAAGAGATTGACAAGGCGCCTTTCGAGAAGAACATCCTTACGGACTTCGACCTTCGGGAATCGGCAATACCGAAATTCTACCCCACGGACGGTGGCCGATTCATAACGGCTGGCGTCGTCGTCGCCGAGCATGATGGGATCAGGAACTTGTCGTTCCACAGACTGATGATGATAGGCGAGAACAAGTTCGCGATCAGAGTGGTCCCAAGGCATCTTTTCGCGCTTCACAAGCGCGCGATGGCCAAGGGGGAGGACCTCAAGATCGCGGTCGCGGTCGGTCTCTGTCCTTCTATCATGCTTTCTGCCGCGATGAACCTGGAATTCGGCAAGGATGAACTCACGGTCGCCAATTCCTTGAGGCAGCTCTGTCTCAACGAGCCTGTCTGCGTCCGCAAGACAAGGAGCGGACTGCTCGTGCCGGCGTTTGCAGAATACATATTCGAGGGAAGGATGACGAAGGAGGTCCACGACGAAGGGCCGTTCGTGGACATCACGGGCACGGTGGACCCGGTTCGAAAGCAGCCGGTTGTGGAGATCGACAGGATCTACCACAGGGACGACCCTATCTTCCAGATCATCCTACCGGGAGTCAACGAGCACTATCTGATGATGGGCATGCCTCGCGAGCCTGTGATCCAGAGAGCCGTCGGGCTCGCGGTACCGGAGGTTCATGCTGTACGTCTGACCGAAGGAGGCTGCTGCTGGCTCCACGGAGTCGTCTCGATCACCAAGCAGAAAGAGGGCGATGGCGTTAATGCTATAATGGCGGCCATGGGAGCCCATCCATCGATGAAGATGGTCACGATCGTGGACAACGACATCGATATCTTCGACGACAGGGATGTCGAGTGGGCCGTGGCGACGCGGTTCCAGGGACACAAGGGGCTGGTCATGATAGAGAATGCGCGCGGGAGCAGCCTTGACCCAAGCGCTGATGAGACGACTACCAAGGTCGGCATAGACGCCACCAAACCGATCGGCGGCGAGGGATTCGACAGAGTCAAGCCGGTCTAA
- a CDS encoding iron-sulfur cluster assembly accessory protein — MVTVTPKATETIKAIIKEAKKSDPIRVFFGGYGCSGPAYMMAFDKKKEDDVEIKVDGFNLIYEKELEPELKEAVVDSVDTPEGPGVVVRVKSSSAGSCSSCAGCH; from the coding sequence ATGGTAACTGTCACGCCAAAGGCAACAGAGACGATCAAGGCCATAATAAAAGAGGCAAAGAAGAGCGACCCCATCAGAGTCTTCTTCGGTGGATACGGGTGCTCAGGTCCGGCATACATGATGGCCTTCGACAAGAAGAAGGAAGACGATGTGGAGATCAAGGTCGACGGGTTCAACCTGATCTATGAGAAGGAGCTCGAGCCAGAGCTGAAGGAAGCCGTCGTGGATTCAGTAGACACGCCTGAAGGACCTGGAGTCGTGGTCCGTGTGAAGTCGAGCAGCGCAGGTTCTTGCAGCTCGTGCGCAGGCTGTCACTAG